A part of Phoenix dactylifera cultivar Barhee BC4 chromosome 2, palm_55x_up_171113_PBpolish2nd_filt_p, whole genome shotgun sequence genomic DNA contains:
- the LOC103723263 gene encoding auxin-responsive protein SAUR36-like produces MQRSMKKSRGFRLGRKLVRIWRRVFRRRRPQNYIRLNATQSQSQSLIRSETHCSKTITSTMTTKLYGWGRALTSRIRSSGRGGGWKAHCRRPGDGEADGDDAELVGHQKGGGRQKPPPPKGHLVVYVGGQKDGGPPKRYLVPVIDFNHPLFAELLREAEDEFGYHHPGGITIPCPVSRFERVQTRIAACRKSS; encoded by the coding sequence ATGCAGCGAAGCATGAAGAAATCCAGGGGTTTCAGATTGGGGCGAAAGCTGGTGAGAATATGGCGACGGGTCTTCCGACGCCGCCGCCCACAGAATTACATCCGCCTCAACGCCACCCAATCCCAATCCCAATCCCTAATCCGATCCGAAACCCATTGTTCCAAGACCATAACCTCGACGATGACGACAAAACTATACGGCTGGGGGCGCGCACTCACCAGCCGCATCCGCTCCTCCGGCCGCGGCGGCGGCTGGAAAGCGCACTGCCGCCGCCCTGGCGACGGGGAAGCCGACGGCGACGACGCGGAGCTTGTTGGGCACCAGAAAGGAGGAGGACGCCAGAAGCCGCCGCCGCCGAAGGGGCACCTGGTGGTGTACGTTGGGGGGCAGAAGGACGGGGGACCGCCGAAGCGGTATTTGGTGCCGGTGATCGACTTCAACCACCCACTGTTCGCGGAGTTGCTGAGGGAGGCGGAGGACGAGTTCGGCTACCACCACCCCGGTGGGATCACCATCCCCTGTCCCGTCTCTCGCTTCGAGCGCGTCCAGACTCGGATCGCCGCCTGCCGGAAGAGCTCCTAG